The Candidatus Tanganyikabacteria bacterium genomic interval GCCCAAACGACCACGCGCCCCAGCGGCCACGCGCCCCAGCGGCCATGCGCCCCGGCGGCCACGCGCCCGAGCGACCACCCGGCCGAACCATCCCCCGGCCGGCCGGAGCCGCCGGGTCAGACCCGGCGGATGACGCCTACTACCTTGCCCTGGATGGCCAGGCGTCCGGCCTCGACGTAGATGGGCGACATCTCGGAGTTGGCGGGCTGGAGGCGGTAGCGGCCGCCCTTTTCCCGGTAGAGCCGCTTGAGCGTGGCCTCGCCGTCGTCGAGCAGTGCCACCACGGTATCGCCGTCGTGGGCGGTGGACTGCTTGCGCACGACCACCCAGTCGCCCGGGGCGATGTGATCCTCGATCATGGACTGGCCCTTGACCTCGAGCAGATACACGCGGTCGGCCGGCCAGAGCGTGGCGAGATCCACCTCGTCGACCCCCTCGAT includes:
- the lexA gene encoding transcriptional repressor LexA, giving the protein MKNTVDLPQRQQEVLDFLRRSLRERGYVPSIRELGEALGLRSTSTIHYHLTGLADRGLIRWDKGKNRAIQLIGEEPFAPPPPPTVLPLAGRIVAGAPIEAIEGVDEVDLATLWPADRVYLLEVKGQSMIEDHIAPGDWVVVRKQSTAHDGDTVVALLDDGEATLKRLYREKGGRYRLQPANSEMSPIYVEAGRLAIQGKVVGVIRRV